In the genome of Phoenix dactylifera cultivar Barhee BC4 unplaced genomic scaffold, palm_55x_up_171113_PBpolish2nd_filt_p 000328F, whole genome shotgun sequence, the window CACACTCTAATTCGGATCAAAACTAACATTGTTGtgtaaataaaaaaacaatataTGTTTGCCAAGATTTATCCTTGCACAAATATATTTCCATCAACATGCCTAGAAAATAGCAATATTCTAGTTGCTCTAGTATTCTTGTATAATTTCCTTGacttcaaatttatttatttattttttggtacATGAGGGATATAGATTTTAAAAGAATCAAaatgaggaagaaaaaaaaacattcataAAAACCTACATTTACAAGTAAAGAGAGCTCCGAAGGAAAATCACCATtgtagaaaaacaaaaataagaaaagaaaattgtatTTCTATCTGTCAATTACAATGTACAGGAGCAACCTTTGTATAGAATTAGGAAACTAACAAAGTTTGGTAAGGCAGACTAAGTTTGGCATAATTAATGGTCCTACAATAATTCTAACATCCTCTCTCAAACTCAAGGTGGTAAAGCGGATACTAATTTGAGTTTGGAAATAAGAGATTGAAAGATGCCATGAGGATGAGTTTTGGTGAAGATGTCTAGAACAAGGACAGATCTAAGGTGTGGAAGGGACTGATTTGGAGGGCACATGCTTAAGTATATAGGCAGCAGTTAAAAGAACATCTCCCCAATATGAAATAGAAAGTTTCGTTTGCACCATCATTGGCCTAATCGTCTCTAAAAGTGTTTTGTTTCTTGTCTCTACAACACTATTTTGCTCTGGAGTTCTAGAAATAGTTAATTGTCGATCTATACCTTTCTCATCACAAAGCATTCTAAATTGCTTAAATAGATATTCATGCCCATGGTCAGTTCTCAGAACTTTAATTCTTTTATTTAATTGATTCTCATCAAAACTCAAATATCATCTTAAGTAATTTAATGCTTTTGACTTATAGGAGATCAAATAAATATGACCAAAATACATGAAGTCATCTATAAATGTGATGAAATATGAGGCCCCATGCCTCGCTCTCACATTCATTGGACCATAGATATCAGAGTGGATTTATTGCAATAGACCTTTCACTCTGGTTCCTTTACCAAATGGTTTTCTAGTTATTTTTTCTGTTAAGCAATGCTCATAAATGGGCAATTTTGTTCTAAGGAGTGAGCCCAAAAAGCCTTCTTTAGCTAGTCTATTCATTCTCTGCTGTCCAATATGCCCAAATTTAGCATGCCACACATTCACATCTTTATTCACATTGCTTGAagaagcaattaaaaaaaataacaactaTCATCATGATTAACGTATGCACTGTAATCTACATCTAATACCATAAAACCATCTAATAAATAACCAGAGCCATAATAAGTTGGCCCAAGATACACATCCACAAGTACCCTGGAAGTTGAAACTATATCCCAAGCTAAGAAAAACAATTACAGGAACTAAGTTCTGTCGAATGTTTGGTGCATAGAGGATATTATGTAGGAGCAAGTTACAACCACCATGTAGTACCAACTTGCAGGTGCCAGGTGCCTATACCTTTTACTTCAACTCTGAAATTATGTTCAACATATATCCACCTAGTACCAGGATTGATTCAACAGTACTCTACAAAAACTCCCCTATCTCTAGCTACATGGTCCGTGGCTCCTAAATCTACAATCTACATAGGACGTCATTCCTAAGCAAAACACAGCTAGAAACATAAACATGATTTAACATAATGAAGCTAGGATATACCTTCTTCAACTTGGTGCATTCACGAGCAAAGTGACTCAGCTTGCCACAATTGTAGCAGCATATCTGGTCCTATCCTTCTTTTTACCATCATGCTTGCCTTTGTTGCGCCGGTTAGCCTTGCCAAGTATAATGCTTGTCCTTTCTTTTTACCCATTTTGAAGGATTTCCAACCTCTCTTGCTATTGAAGCCAGAAGCCTTATGTGAGCTAGATTCAGCTACATAAGCTAGCCCGAAAGATTTAGCTGCCTTAAGACACTCATCAAGATTTAACTGCCTTGAGGCACTCATCTTTTGATTCTAAATGACGTAGCCACGCGCCACGTGGGTACGCAGCACCCAGCTGCACACTGGTGCATGCTGTCACACACAGACATGCAAGCACGCGCCACGTGGATGCGCAGGCCGTGCACCATGAGAACGTTAGGTGCTGGACCATTGACGTGAGGCCGGAAGTGCTTTCGAATGCAATGTGCCTTGCGCTATCCATGGATTGTCTAGGGTACGGTCTATAGACCCTGCAGGCACAATCCAagcagagtttttttttcatataaaatGGAACCCAATGCGCGATCACGTGGAATGCACGTGCGATTGGGGTCATCCCCTACCTCTAGCATATTTTATGCAGAATTTCTAGAGGCTATAACTTTTACTAGAAATTAAGCTCTCAAATTAACTTAatatatatcattggaaagcttATTCCAAGAGCTTTCCAATGGTACCaagatttaaatataaaaatcatTGTATGAAAAGATATATTAAAACAAATTTGTGGGTTTTTAATTTAGGAGTTGAAATATCTTTCACTACAATGGATGTTTGGCCATGAgatttttcagatttaaataatTTACATAGGAGTACATACTCCTACAAAATCCTGGCCTAACTCAAGATATAGACAAAGTTGTCATTATCAAGTTTTCAAGGAACCTTAgtttgcaaaaataaaataaaataaaataaagagtatTAAATTCAAACAGAAACTTCTCTTGCATATCATAAGCCAAATATATAAAGGTCATGAATTCAACCaatattgctctgataccaaggaTAACATAAAGAATACTAAATAGAATTTCAAGTTTCATGAATTATCCTGAAAGAGTGCAAAAGTGAAATTCCAAGGATCTAGGAGGTTGAACCACATGTTTATCCACTTCTAGAGTACTCTCAAGGTTGAGTGTTCAAACACAATAGAAAGAACACAAAAATTACTGTTCAAATGCTTAtgatgaaagagaaaaaaaaaaaaaaaggtgaaaagGAGTTGTTCCTCCACGTTTCTCTCTCTAAAACACTGAAATTTTTTTAGGAGAGAAGTCTGGACGTGAATGGTGTTAAGGAAGATAGATAACAAAGAAGCTTGTCCTCGAGCTATATTAACTGCAGGGTTGACATGCATGGTCAGCAAGGAGCAAGTCCAATGTTTCGGCTGCAAGAAGATCAGGAGGGTTAAATTACTTCACCAACCAATGTCTATCAGAAGCCTTAACTACTCTGACCAAGAGAAGCCCACGCCCAAATTTCCTAATATAGAAGATCCTTCTGAGGAAGCCATTGAAGAAGTCTCTGGCGAAGGCCATGCATGCTGGTCTCAGATGACTAGGAGAGTGAGAAACATTCCGATGTTCTGCACCAACTACTTGCCAATCcaaaagctaaaagaaagaagagagagagagagagagagagagagagagaggactgaTATTTATCAAAGGAACGAGTGCGAAGGAAAGCGCGTTACTATTATCATTAACAATGGCAGCAGCCCGACTTGGCCCTGGAGGAGCTCGTGGAGCTTCGTTCATATTAAAAATGAAAAGCATCCTAAAACCCTACAGACCTGGCGAAGGAATCGAAAACCAAGGCGAGTTTGGTCAAGCACGTGATCAGTTTCCACCATCCCAAGCTAGGTCCACAAGGCACCACCAACCACCATGCGAACAGGAAAACACCACCAACGGCTGAAGTAGTTCCGATTAGATTACTATTCTGAGTTATGGTGACTGGATATAGTTTCATTTGGAGTGGACCATGTCCAGCATTAgtggaaattaaaaaaaaaaatccaaatggaGCAGCATTCGATGTGACATGATTTtgaaatttgttttacaaaattATGTAAATAAAGAAGTTGGTGGTTGATCCTTGATGATAACTAAGAGTTGCCCAAGCTTGGCTCGACTCCATTATTATCTGGCTTCAATAGCTTGAAAAGTTTTTTGAGTTGAGCTCGAGTAGTAAAATATTCAGCTCAAAGACTCACGAGCACagtcaaatatatatattaataatattatatcttatattataatatattattaatttaatattttaaaatatgatatttatatatttttgtttgaccaaacttgaaatttttaactatatttttttaattatggcTAAGGCTCGAATTCGAGCTTGAATCCGAACTCGAGTATGGCTCCGTTGATATTTGAGTTGAGTCGAGTCGAGTCGAGTCAATCTcgaatatttttttgtttttttttatcgaATCGAGTTCGAGCTTTGATATTAAAACTCGATCAATCTTGGGCCGAGTTTTGAGCCTGAGTATTTTGAATCAACTCGAGCTCAAGTCTCTAGCTGTTCGACTCAGCTCGGCTTAATTGCACCCCTAATAGTAGCGATCATCTTTTAATACTTTGTTGATGAAAGCAATGCGTAAGTaactttttttaagaaaataataataataaaaaagagaacAAGTCTTGCATGGATGAAGAAAAATCAACATCGTAGAATCCCACGAGGAAAGCATTTGTACGAAGAACTAGTCGACAATTGTTAATAAAACATGAAAGCTATTTTCAATTCTCACAAAGTTTAGCAAGGCTAGAATTTCTTCatagaaaaaatattataggCAACATATTAGAAATACGAAATCATGTTTACGAGGTTTGGGTTCCTCCGACCTCACACCTTAGCCTCCACCGAGCTGAAACAGGAAAAGAAGATTGCGTCCCCAcaggaggtattgtccgctttggggtaGGGTACGACACAAGTCGGCCTCCCTTATGTTTTTGCCCTTTAAAAGGCACCTCCTGAGGGAAGGGTAATCGAGccctccatttaaggcacagaccttttcaCTATTCagttgatgtgggactaaagtccAAAAACCTTTATTCCCACAATATCAGCTCTCCCAGCGGGAAGTTATGAGCCGAGGTCAAGAGCCCCTTCTTGGCGCGCCAATGATGAGGTCGGGGTTCCTCCGACCTCAGACCTTAGCTCCCACTGAACTGGAACAGGGAAGAAGGATGCGTCCCTAcaggaggtattgtccgctttggggcagGGTACGACACAGGTCGGCCTCCCTCATGGTTTTATCTTTTAAAAGGCGCCTCCTGAGGAAAAGGTAATCGAGCCCTCCATTTAACACGTAGATCTTTTCATTATTCAGTCGATGTAGGACCAAGTCCGAGATCCTTTATTCCCACAACACGTGTCATAACTGCAAATTAAGAAAAGTCATCAACGTATACCAGCAACATGAAAAAGCTATTGTCTAAAatgtattatttaaaattttagataAAATGATCATTATACGATATCATCAAGGGAAAAAGCTTCCAGCTGCTTGCTAGGACTGGGGCAATAGGAGAGGAGCAGGAGAGGAAGGGAGCAGAAGACGCAGCCTCAGTTGTCATTTTCAAACTTACCATGGCTTTGGTGAAGTTGAGCCTACCATTGCATCTTCAACCCCATcctttcatatttatattttttctactgtttaatatattttttgatacGTAACTTTTTAGTATTATTTTTTAAGGTTGGCCATGTAAAAAGTTCGACTTTTCGTAGCTTTCCATGATACCAGGAGCAAGGGACAAATAATACATCATTGACTTAAACGAACTGTAAAGGCACTTGACGGAGAAATCATTGAATTGGTTCACCTTCGAAATGGCCCAGATTATATTCTAATTGACGATACCTACTGTTGTGCATATCAGACGAGCTCAGCTAAgactttttaaaataaaaaaagtacaATGCGTCATGCATGGCGTTAGAATTATACCTGATTATACTAATACTCCTAATAAATTAAGTTGATCACCACCATCCAGATTTTTGTCTTTGTTTCTAAATAAACTTGTGAGTATCGGtgcaagtatatatatttagttTCACATCATCGATCTATGCATTGAATAGATCTTGCATACTTATATAcagataaatttaaataatacttttcgactaatttttttggatgaggtaaTAGATTATGACAATAGTATCAGAGTGAATCCGGCCTATATTCTATATGAAGTAGGTAACACTGCAGCATAAGCCCATTAGAGCTGACCACGAATTGATCGTGGTGCTTGCGATTAGATTTAAATGTATTTGAATTTTTAATATGACGAAAATGCtagtgcttaaaaaaaaaattatgtaaaaatttgtataaaatatatatttagtcccacaccAATTATTTACTAGATGGACTGGGTCGCGGTGGTGGTAACAACCGTACCTACTACAATTACACTTCGTTTTTCATTGTATGCTCGTAAAAACGAGCTCTTTAAATGGGGGAGTTGTCACGAGTTCCATCCCCAGGAGCTAGCGCGCCACAAAAATGGAGCAGACCAAGGAGCTCTTGCAAGCCCAAACACACGTCTACCACCACATCCATGGCAACGCCATCTCCATGTTCCTCAAGTGTGCCGTGGAGCTCGGCATCCCCGACGCCATCCACGCCCACGGCCAACccctccccttctcccgccTGGTCTCCTCCCTCGCCATCCCCCCTTCCAAAGCCCcctccctccgccgcctcctgcgCCTCCTCACGCACACGGGCTTCTTCACCATCCATCCGGACCTCGACAGCTCCGGCGAGGACGCCTACTCCCTCACTCCCAGCTCCCAACTCCTCCTCAAGAGCAGCCCCACCAGCCTCGCCTCCTTTGTCGTCGGCATCCTCGACTCCAGCATACTGTCCCCTTTTCAGCTCCTCAGCGCCTGGTACCGGAGCGAGCATCCCGCCACCGCCGCCGAAATGGCCCGCGGCATGCCCATTTGGGACTGGGCCAGAGCGAACCCCCACTTCAACCTCCTGTTCAACGAAGCCATGGCCAGCGACACCAGCGTCGTGGCCAAGGTGCTAGTCACCGACTGCAAGGCCGCCTTCCATGGGCTGAGGTCCCTCGTGGATGTCGGCGGTGGCAACGGGATGTTCGCGATGGGGATCGCCGAGGCCTTTCCGCATATAAAGTGCACCGTCTACGACCTCCCTCACGTCGTCGCCACCATGCCGGAGAGCCCGGTCGTCGAGGCCGTGGGAGGGGACATGTTCGAGCGCATTCCTCCGGCTGATGCCGTGTTTCTTAAGGTGATGATCACGTCGATCCTGCGACTAATTTCTAATCATTGGTGGTTTCTTGGTTGCAGCACGTACGTATTCTAATTTCTACTGCATGCATGCAGCTGATACTGCACACGTTGACTGATGAGCAATGCGTGAAGATACTGAGGCTGTGCAAGGAAGCGATTCcgaagagagaggagggagggaaggTGCTGATCGTGGACGTGGTCTTGAATTCGGACCAGCAAGATTATATGGTGACGGAGTCACAGCTGGTGTGGGATTTGGTGATGCTGCAGGCCACGGGTgggaaggagagagaagagcaTGAATGGAAGAAGGTTTTCACGGAAGCAGGTTTTGTGGACTACAGGGTGACGCCATTGGGTGCACGGTCTTTAATTGAGGTGTTTCCTTAACCATGTAGTGGTACCGGGGTTTGTGAAGATTCACCGAAGAGACCACCTTTAAGACAGATAAATATCATGCAATAACGTAAGAGATCTAGAGATCCCTTATATAATGTTTAATGAGCAAGGAGTATCCCTGATTCTCTTCTGcccatatataatatatatattgcttTGCATTTTCTCGGTGATGGATGTCAAAAGGGCCtgtttctccaaaaaaaaaggtgaattaTACTAATCTCCTTTTAACATATGACTAGAAAATTGTTTATGTGTATATAAAGAGAGGTCATAGAAGATTTGGCCAGCCAAAAGTATTTTACGTATAGATCTAGTTTACGATTTAAACGTTAAATTCAAATATAGAAGGAAGTCTCGAATCAACAAAGCTTATTGATAAGATCCGTAGGAAACATATCCTCCACcttgtactctttactttcttttaatCTGGtaggatgtactcacgttaaAACTATATGCATTGtcattttcaccaaaaaaaaagaaaaaaaaaagaaaaaaaaagaggggtcaTAATCCCTTGGGTCCAATCATCAAAATGAGTTGAAATAACAAAATGAGGTTACTATATATACTCCCAAGACTTAAAAAAGTAAAGTAGTTGTTAATTAGTTCCATCTCATAAATGAAGACCCCTGAATATTCGGCTTATAGTAGATATAATAATTGTTATACAACAAACATAGAGGACAGATTTTTGTGTATATATTCCTATAGATACATGTTATTGCATATTTAccctcaaaaaaataatatttgtatATACACCCCTTAATTCATTCTATTTTTGCAGCAACACCCTTCTCATTAGATTTTTGGCAGACAATGTCAACGAGTATCTGCTTtaagttttcaatgattttattaCCTTTTTGcattaatattttgaaaaaaaatatcattcaaTTTGTATTGTAAAGAATTATGTTTGTATAATTTTTTACGGATATTAATGCTCAGCGATAGTAGAGTCATTTTGTGCTTGAAGTAATTACTCACTATATTAATTGTTAGCTCAAAATCTAAAGGGATGAGTATTGTTGCGAAAACATACTAAATTAAGGATGTAGATATAAATAGTGATTTTTAAGGAATAAATATGTAGTTACCTATATTTATAGAGTATATACATAAAAACTCGCATCTGCTAAGGTTGCACTTGGGTAGAGTTGGTGCCATGGAGGAACAACCGCATAGATGGAGGCAGCCTAACCCAAGTATTACAAGGGTCGCACCACCATGCTCGAGTACAATatcataatctttttttttttaagtaaatatCATCATCTTTGTCATCACAAAAACCTTCAGCTTCAGATTCTCTTTCATTTGACTGAAAGATCTTTAGATGGGAGTCATGATCAAGCTTCATTTTGAAGAAGGGCGAAAGGCAAGAATAGTGCAAGTTTAAACAAGAATACTGGGATGTACAACATGAGTAGTAGAGAATATCCCCACAACGTGTGGTAGATCTCCACCATGAACTCCACGTTGAGCTCATCGTAAGCCTTCTCAAACTACTGCTTATTGAGGCTGTTACACCGTTACTGTCACCTCCGCCTTGAGAAGGATCCTGGGAGGTTTCAGTGAACAACCGAGTTGTTTACAACTACTCCCAGCTACTAACTAAGCTGTTCTCGAGTTGTTCTAACTTACCTTGATCTTAGGAGTATACTAGTCTTCCCTGTAATCAGTTACAAAAACATTCCAATATAAAAATACATCTCCTGCAACTCTTAAGTGGGTAAGGAGACTTCAGTAAAACTACTGATCATATTCtctatatggtatcagagcgggttaTCTCCatcgagttttttttttctaatccgTCAGTCCCATGGCTGCCTCTTCCACTACTACCTCCCCGCTGGTTCCTCAGTCCGCCTCGTTTTCCACTGAGAATTCTTTAGTTGCCATTAACGTCTCTACTCAAATAACTGCTCGGCTCAACCCGACAAATTTTTCGTCATGGAGTGCTTAGTTCGAATCTCTTCTCCTTGGCTACAATCTCTATGGTTATGTTGATGGCACTATCACCAGTTCGTCTATCTCTGATGGTTCTTCTTCCAACCAACCAACCAGTTCTTCCTTCTCCTACTGGTTTCGCCAGGACAAACTTATACTGAGTGCCATCTTGGCTTCTGTTTCGGATGCTGTATTACCTCTCATAGCATCCTCTAAAACAGCAAGAGAAGCTTGGAGCAAGCTGAACAAGCTTTATGCCAGCCGCTCCCGCACTCGTGTCATGCAGCTCAAGGAGGAGTTAACTCTTCTTCAACGAGGTAACTAGAGTGTTACTGACCTTTTACACTATGTTAAGACCCGTGCAGATGAACTTGCTCTCATCGACTCTCCTCTCTCTGATGACGATATTACTCTCTACGTCCTACATAGGCTTGGTGCCGAATTCCGTGATATTGCTGCTCCCATTCGGGCACGCGAATCATCCTTGTCGTTTGAGGAGCTTCATGATCTGTTGATTAGCCATGAGACCTACTTAAAATGTCTTGAGACTTCCTCTCAACAGCTGGTTGCTACTGCTAATACCACCCAGCGCCGGCCGTCTTTCGGACAACGCTACTCCAAACGCCAATCCTCGGATCATAAAGGTGACTACAAGTTCAAGTCCTCCAGGCCTCGCTATGCACCTAAATGCCAACTATGTGGTCGTATTGGCCACACTGCCAAACATTGTTCTCAACTGAACATCTCCGAACCAACTGCCAACTGCACCTCTACCACTCCATCACCTGACAAACGATGGCTGGTTGACTCGGCGGCTTCTCACAACATTACTACAAAGTTATCTAATCTTCATCTCCATTCAGAATATGATGGCACGGATGAAGTCGTCATTGGTGATGGATCTGGATTGCCTGTGACACATACTGGTTCGctatctcttcctttttctgGCCGTATATTTCATATAAATGATACCCTATGTGTTCCCAACCTTCAAAAAAATCTCATTTCCGTTCATCAATTTACCAAGGATAATAATGTTTTCATGGAATTTCATCCTTCTTATTTTTTTGTCAAGGATCGGAGCACGGGGAAGCTTCTTCTGCAAGGGCCGTGTGAGCATGGTGTTTATCCTCTTCCGAACAAGGGTACCCTCCAACTGTCTTCTTCAAAACTCGCATTTGTTCATGAGAAAGCTTCCTTCGCCGGTTGGTACAATCGTCTTGGTCATCCGTCTTCAAAAACTGTTTCttgtcttctttcttctctttcactTCCTGTTAATGGTTCAATATCCCGCCCAAGTCTGTGTACGTCTTGTGCTGTTAATAAATCTCATAAATTACCTTTTAAATCTCCTGGCTTGACAAGCACTGCCCCTCTAGAGCTCCTCTACACTAATGTCTGGGGTCCGGCTCCCATTGCCAGTGTTGATGGATACAAATATTACGTCATCTTTGTCGATCATTTCACTCGATACGTGTGGTTCTTTCCTATTAAACAAAAATCTGACGTTAGAACTTTATTTCCTCAGTTTCACCGCATGCTTACAACTCGTTTTAATACTCAAATTCATGGGCTATACTCTGATAATGGTGGTGAGTTTGTAGCTCTACAACCATATCTTTCAGACCATGGCATTAGCCACTACACGTCGGCTCCACATACCCCACAACAAAACGGTGTTTCCGAACGACGCCATCGTCATGTAGTTGAAACTGGACTCACTATCcttactcatgcctctcttccaCAAGCCTTCTGGTTGTATGCATTCTCTGCAGCTACTTATCTCATTGACAGGATGCCTACTCCATTACTCAAGCATAAATCTCCATTTGAGGCCTTGCTCGGCATGCAGCCGAATTATCTCAAGCTTCGAACTTTTGGCTGTCTTTGTTACCCATGGCTAAAGCCTTACACCACTCATAAACTACAACCTAAGTCCCTTCCCTGTCTTTTTGTTGGTTATTCCACAAGTCAGAGTGCTTACTTGTGTCTTCATCTTCCAACAAATCGACTGTATGTCTCCCGTCATGTCCAGTTTGATGAGTCTGTTTTTCCATATATTGAGTATTCAGCATCCCGTTCTCTGTCGCCTGCTTCAATTGGTCTCTCTCCATCTCCCACCTTCCTGGTTCCTCTTGTGTCGCTGCAAGTTCC includes:
- the LOC103708917 gene encoding trans-resveratrol di-O-methyltransferase-like, which codes for MEQTKELLQAQTHVYHHIHGNAISMFLKCAVELGIPDAIHAHGQPLPFSRLVSSLAIPPSKAPSLRRLLRLLTHTGFFTIHPDLDSSGEDAYSLTPSSQLLLKSSPTSLASFVVGILDSSILSPFQLLSAWYRSEHPATAAEMARGMPIWDWARANPHFNLLFNEAMASDTSVVAKVLVTDCKAAFHGLRSLVDVGGGNGMFAMGIAEAFPHIKCTVYDLPHVVATMPESPVVEAVGGDMFERIPPADAVFLKLILHTLTDEQCVKILRLCKEAIPKREEGGKVLIVDVVLNSDQQDYMVTESQLVWDLVMLQATGGKEREEHEWKKVFTEAGFVDYRVTPLGARSLIEVFP